The DNA window TCGAGCGGCTGGCCGCAGAGCGGGCAGGGCGGACGGCCGGCGTTGACCACCCGCCGGGCCCGCTCGATGAACGCGCGCGTCGCGTCGGGGGTCAGCCGGACCCGGAGCCGATCGAGGTCGTCGTCCGGTTCGTCCGGGTCCTCGTCGGTGTCGTCGTCCGCGTCGCCGAGCTCGACCTCGGCCTCCGCCTCACCGGCGGCGATCGCCTCGATCACCACGGTGGCGGAGTCCACGTCGAAGGCCAGGCCCAGGGTGCCGACCCGGAACTCCTCGTCGACCGGGGTGTCGAGCGGGTCGTTGTCGCCCGTCACCGGGGCCGCCTCCGGAAGCTCGACGCCGAAACGGCGCTGCGCCTCGGAGAGCAGCTCCTCCAGCTTCTCGGCGAGCAGGGACACCTGGACCTTTTCCAGCGCGACGCTGACCAGCCGGCCTCCGCCGCGCGCCTGGAGGAAGAACGTGCGCTCCCCCGGCGGGCCGACGGTTCCGGCGACGAACCGCTCCGGCGGCTCGAAGGCGTGCACCTGGTGGGTCATACCCACGACCCTATCCGGCGTGCCGAACCGTCGCGCAGCGCACCGACGCCGAATCCGCCCAGGGCGAAACGCCAGGGCCGCCGCCCGCCCTTCCCGGGCGTGGCGGGGCGGCTCACCGGGCCGCCCCCGCGCCGCCGCCCACCGCCGCGTCCGAGTCGGTCGCCCGGGTCGCCCGCCGGCGCCGCTTGCGCGGCGGCGGGACCAGCCCGGCGAGGTCGCCGCCGGTGTCGTTGAGCCGGACCAGGAAGGGCCGCAGCGGCGTGTAGCGGATCGCGGTCACCGACGCCGGGTCGGCCACGATCCGCTGGAACAGATCCAGGTGTACGCCCAACGCGTCGGCCACGATCGCCTTGATCACGTCGCCGTGGCTGCACGCCAGCCAGACCGCCTCGGGCCCGTGCTCGGCGCTGATCCGGGCGTCCCAGGAGCGCACAGCGGCGACCGCCCGCGCCGACATGGCCGCCATCGACTCCCCCTCCGGGAACACGGCGGCGCTCGGGTGCTGCTGCACCACCGGCCAGAGCGGCTCCTTCGCCAGCTTCTTCAACGGCTGCCCCTCCCAGGCGCCGTAGCCGCACTCGATGAGCCCCTCCTCGACCATCGGCGCCGCCCCGGGCAGGGCCAGCTCCAGGGTCTGCCGGCAGCGGATCAGCGGGCTGGTCACCACCGCCGCGAGGGGCAGCCCCTTGAGCCGCTCGCCCACCGCCGCGGCCTGGGCGCGCCCGGTCTCGTCGAGCTCGACCGGTTGCCGGCCGGCCAGGCCACCGTCGGCGTTCGCGGTGGTCCGGCCGTGTCGCAGAAGCAGAAGGGTCGCCACGCAGACCACCCTAGGCGCTCCCACCCCCTTGATCGACTGCGCCACGGGATGTGGCGGTGTCGCCCGTCGGACTACCCGCACCGGGGCGAGGTGTGACGGCGGACACGCCGACGCCCGGAACACCGGGGCCGGTCGGGCCGTTGTGCAGAGCGTCGGTGTGTCCAGTGTCCCCGGGCCTCACCTAAATTGCCTTCGCGGAATACCGTCCGGCTGGAGCCGCGTCGTGCCACTCGCCGAGAGGCGACCTGCACACCGACACCCACAGCGCCGCCCGTCCCTCCGGGGCCGGGCGGCGCTGTGGTTTCCGCCCTGGTCACTCACCGTTCCGGCGCTGGCCCCGGCGTTCTGCAACGTGCTCGCCGACGCCGGGTCGGGACGCAGCACGTCCGATCGCGGCACCCCAGGTGACAGGTGCTCAATGACCGCCTTTGCTCTGCACCACCCCACGCAACACCAGAGGTGCCGGAGTGTTGCTTCCGTGGCGGCAGAGCAAAGGGGCCGAGTCGGAACATGGCGACCAGTCGGCGACGGCCTGACGGGCTGGCGATTGGCGCTCACTGCCTCACGGTCTGGGATGTATGTCCGGTTCCGGCGCTGCCGGGGGCGGTGAGTGGAACGCTGTGGGTGACTCCGGGGCCGGGATACACCCATAGCGTTCCACCGACGGTGCCGGTCTGGGCGGGCTGTCCGTTTCGGGGGGTGACCGGCGGCATCCCGGCGGTGGAATGGCCGGTGGGTGGGGGTCGTTATACCCGGTGCACGACCGAGGACCGCGCCCCGCTCGACGGGGTGACCGGCCCGCCCGCCGAGGCGGAACTCCCCGAGCGGGACTGCCCGCCGAGGCGGGTGCCCCGCCCCCGGGAATGATGGTGGCTGGTCGGTCGTTGTACATGGTCCCGGCGCGACGAAGAGGCCCCCGCCCCGTCCGCTGGATGATCCCCCTTAAGACTTCTTGAGCGCCTGACGGTGCTTGCGCCCACCAGCTAAGAGCCGACCCCCCCGTCGGTGTGGTGGTGCGCCAACCCCCGAATGGAGCCATCCCCCATGAACACGATGCTGCGTAAGAGCGTGCTGGGTATTGCTGGTCTGGCCTTCACCGGTGGTGTCTTCGCCGGTCCGGTCGCCGCCCACGCCGACGCCCGCCCCGTGCAGGGCAAGCCGGCCGCCGTGGCGACCGTGCAGGGCGCCCAGTCGCACATCGACCTGAACGACGAGCAGATCGCGAACGCTAAGGCGATCATCGCGGCGACGAAGAAGGCCGGTCTGCCCGAGCGGGCCGCGGTGATCTCGATCGCCACGAGCCTGCAGGAGTCGAAGCTGGAGAACCTCGGCCACCTCGGCGACGCCAACGACCACGACTCGCTGGGCCTGTTCCAGCAGCGCCCGAGCTCGGGTTGGGGCACGCCGGAGCAGATCACCAACCCCGAGTACGCCACCCTGGCCTTCGAGAAGGGCCTGAAGCAGGTCGACGGCTGGGACACCATGCCGCTGACCGAGGCCGCGCAGACCGTGCAGGTGTCGGCCTACCCGGACGCCTACGCCCAGTGGGAGCAGCAGGCCACCGACATCGTTCACCAGCACTGGAACAGCTGACCCACACAACGACCGCTGGCCGGCACCCCAACACGGGGTGCCGGCCAGCGGCGTCTCGGCATCAGATCAGGTGGCGGCGATCGTGCCGGTGAGGAGCAGGCAGAGGACCAAGGAGCCGAGCGCCACCCGGTAGAGGACGAACAGGTACAGGGTGTGGTGCGCGACGTAGCGCAGCAGCCAGGCGATGGCCGCGTACCCGATGCCGAAGGCGATCACCGTGGCGACGACCATCTGCGCCACGCTCGGCGCGGCGGTGCCCGGCGCGGACGGCTCGAAGACGTCCGGGATGCTGAACACGCCGGAGATCACCACAGCCGGGATGGCCAGCAGGAACGAATAGCGGGCCGCCGTCTCGCGGGTGAGGTTGAGCAGCAGGCCGGCGGTGAGCGTGCCGCCGGAGCGGGAGACACCGGGGACCAGCGCGGCGGCCTGGGCGAAGCCCATGATGACGCCGTCGCGCATCCGGAAGTTCTCCAGCGTGCGGGTCTGCCGCCCCCAGTACTCGGCGAAGGCGAGCACGATCGCGCCGATGATCAGCGTAGTGGAGACCAGCCACAGGTTCCGGCCGGCGGTGCGGATCTGGTCCTTGAAGAGCAGCCCGAAGATGCCGATCGGGATGGTGCCGACGATGACGTACCAGCCCATGCGGTAGTCGAGGCTGGAGCGCACCGAGCGGTCGAACAGGCCGAGCACCCAGGTCCGGACGATCCGCCAGATGTCCTTGAAGAAGTAGATGAGCACCGCCGCCTCGGTGCCCAGCTGGGTCACCGCGGTGAACGACGCCCCGGCGTCCCGGTCGAAGAAGATCGCCGAGGTGATCCGCAGGTGCCCGGAGGACGAGACCGGCAGGAATTCCGTGAGCCCCTGGACGATGCCCAGGACGATGGCCTCGACCCAGGTCACTCGCCGACTCCGGAGAGGTCCAGCGCCTCGGCGACGGTCCGCAGGGTCTGGACGCCGCTGTCCCGGTCCGCCACGAACAGGGTGACCGACAGGGTGGTCACGCCGGCGGCCGCGTACTCCCGCATCCGCTCGGCGATGCGCTCCTTCGGGCCGAGCAGCGAGGTGCGGTCGATGAACTCCATGGGCACCGCGGCGGCCGCGTCGCGCTGCCGCTTGGCCAGGTAGAGGTCCTGCACCTCGCGGGCGGCGTCGCCGTAGCCCATCCGGGTGGCGAGCTGGTTGTAGAAGTTCTGCTGCCGGCTGCCCATGCCGCCGACGTAGAGGGCCGCGTACCAGCGGACCAGCTCGGCGCAGGTGGCGATGTCGTCGCCGACCACCACGGGCACGGACGGGACGACGTCGAAGCCGGCCAGCTCCTTGCCGGCCTTGGCGCGGCCAGCGCGGACCGAGGCGAGCTGCTCCTCGGCGAACTCCGGGGCGTAGAAGACGGCCAGCCAGCCGTCGGCGATCTCGCCGGCCAGCTCCAGGTTCTTCGGCCCGACGGCGGCCAGGTAGATCGGGATGTGCTCGCGCGGCGGGTGGAAGCCCAGCCGCAGCGCCTTGCCCGGGCCGTCCGGCAGCGGCAGCGTGTAGTGCTCGCCGTCGTACGCGACCTCCTTGCGGGCCACGGCCAGCTTGACGATGTCGACGTACTCCCGGGTGCGGGCCAGGGGCTTGGCGAAGCGGACGCCGTGCCAGCCCTCGGAGACCTGCGGGCCGGAGACGCCCAGGCCGAGCCGGAACCGGCCGCCGGAGAGCGCGTCGATGGTCGCCGCGGTCATCGCGGTCATCGCCGGGGTACGCGCGGGGATCTGCATCACCGCGGCGCCCACGTCGATCCGCTCGGTCTGGCCGGCCATCCAGGCCAGCATGCTCGGCGAGTCGGAGCCGTAGGCCTCCGCTGCCCACACCACCGAGTAGCCGAGCCGATCCGCCTCCTGGGCCAGCGCCAGGTGGTCGGCCGGCGTGCTCCACGCCGTCTGGTATCCGAGGCTGAGCCCGAGTCGCACTGGTCCTCCCACCATCCGCACCACAGGTCGCATCAGGTTACGCAATGGGGGCGGTGGAGCGGATCACCGGCTCACATCGAACACGTCACACCCGCCCGGCAGGTCGGGCGGGAACTTGACTCCGGGCGAGGATATCCGTGACGCCGGGTTCGAAATAAGGTTCACCCATGCAACAGCGACCGCTCGGCCGAAGCGGGCTGGCGGTTTCGCGGCTCGCGCTCGGCACCATGACCTGGGGACGGGACACCGATGCCGACGACGCGGCCGCCCAGCTGAAGAGTTACCTCGACGCGGGCGGCAACCTCGTGGACACCGCCGACGTGTACGCCGACGGCGACGCGGAGTCGGTGATCGGCTCCCTGCTGGGCAGCCTGGTGCCCCGCGACGACCTGCTCATCGCCACGAAGGCGGGGCTGCGGCCGGGCAGCGGCCGCCGCCGGGACGGCTCGCGGGGGCACCTGCTGCGCACCCTGGAGGCCTCGCTGCGCCGGCTCGGCACCGACCACGTCGACCTCTGGCAGGTGCACGGGTACGACCCGGACACCCCGCTGGAGGAGACGCTCTCCGCGCTCGACCACGCGGTGTCCAGCGGCAAGGCCCGGTATGTCGGGGTGTCGAACTTCTCCGGCTGGCAGACCGCCCGCGCCGCCGCGTGGCAGGCCGCCTGGCCGGGACGCGCCCCGGTGGTCGCCGCCCAGGTGGAGTACTCGCTGCTGGAGCGGGGCGTGGAGCGCGAGGTGCTGCCCGCCTGCGAGGCCATGGGGCTGGGCGTGCTGCCGTGGTCGCCGCTGGGTCGCGGAGTGCTCACCGGCAAGTACCGCAACGGCCGCCCGGCGGACTCGCGGGCCGTGTCGCCGCACTTCGAGCGCTTCGTCGCCACCTACCTGGAGCCGCGCTGCTCCAGCATCGTCGAGGCGGTCGCCATCGCGGCGGGCGGCCTGGGCGTGTCGCCGCTGGAGGTGGCGCTGGCGTGGGTCCGGGACCGGCCCGGCGTGACCGCGCCGATCCTCGGCGCCCGGACCGTGGGGCAGCTCCTCGGCGCGCTGCAGGTGGAGCGGATGACCCTGCCCGAGGAGATCGTCACGGCGCTGGACGACGTCTCGGCGGTGCCGGTGGGCTACCCGGAACGGGACGGCTGAACCCGCCTCGGGGCGGGGCGCGGAGGGCGACGCGGGTCACCGGCAGGGGGTGGCGAGAGGCCGCCGAGCTGGGCAGCATAGAGGGCATGGACTACGAATACGCGCCGCTCCGGT is part of the Micromonospora halotolerans genome and encodes:
- a CDS encoding DUF3090 domain-containing protein; translation: MTHQVHAFEPPERFVAGTVGPPGERTFFLQARGGGRLVSVALEKVQVSLLAEKLEELLSEAQRRFGVELPEAAPVTGDNDPLDTPVDEEFRVGTLGLAFDVDSATVVIEAIAAGEAEAEVELGDADDDTDEDPDEPDDDLDRLRVRLTPDATRAFIERARRVVNAGRPPCPLCGQPLDPAGHLCPRHNGYHR
- a CDS encoding histidine phosphatase family protein, whose translation is MVCVATLLLLRHGRTTANADGGLAGRQPVELDETGRAQAAAVGERLKGLPLAAVVTSPLIRCRQTLELALPGAAPMVEEGLIECGYGAWEGQPLKKLAKEPLWPVVQQHPSAAVFPEGESMAAMSARAVAAVRSWDARISAEHGPEAVWLACSHGDVIKAIVADALGVHLDLFQRIVADPASVTAIRYTPLRPFLVRLNDTGGDLAGLVPPPRKRRRRATRATDSDAAVGGGAGAAR
- a CDS encoding undecaprenyl-diphosphate phosphatase, whose product is MTWVEAIVLGIVQGLTEFLPVSSSGHLRITSAIFFDRDAGASFTAVTQLGTEAAVLIYFFKDIWRIVRTWVLGLFDRSVRSSLDYRMGWYVIVGTIPIGIFGLLFKDQIRTAGRNLWLVSTTLIIGAIVLAFAEYWGRQTRTLENFRMRDGVIMGFAQAAALVPGVSRSGGTLTAGLLLNLTRETAARYSFLLAIPAVVISGVFSIPDVFEPSAPGTAAPSVAQMVVATVIAFGIGYAAIAWLLRYVAHHTLYLFVLYRVALGSLVLCLLLTGTIAAT
- a CDS encoding LLM class F420-dependent oxidoreductase; protein product: MRLGLSLGYQTAWSTPADHLALAQEADRLGYSVVWAAEAYGSDSPSMLAWMAGQTERIDVGAAVMQIPARTPAMTAMTAATIDALSGGRFRLGLGVSGPQVSEGWHGVRFAKPLARTREYVDIVKLAVARKEVAYDGEHYTLPLPDGPGKALRLGFHPPREHIPIYLAAVGPKNLELAGEIADGWLAVFYAPEFAEEQLASVRAGRAKAGKELAGFDVVPSVPVVVGDDIATCAELVRWYAALYVGGMGSRQQNFYNQLATRMGYGDAAREVQDLYLAKRQRDAAAAVPMEFIDRTSLLGPKERIAERMREYAAAGVTTLSVTLFVADRDSGVQTLRTVAEALDLSGVGE
- a CDS encoding aldo/keto reductase, with protein sequence MQQRPLGRSGLAVSRLALGTMTWGRDTDADDAAAQLKSYLDAGGNLVDTADVYADGDAESVIGSLLGSLVPRDDLLIATKAGLRPGSGRRRDGSRGHLLRTLEASLRRLGTDHVDLWQVHGYDPDTPLEETLSALDHAVSSGKARYVGVSNFSGWQTARAAAWQAAWPGRAPVVAAQVEYSLLERGVEREVLPACEAMGLGVLPWSPLGRGVLTGKYRNGRPADSRAVSPHFERFVATYLEPRCSSIVEAVAIAAGGLGVSPLEVALAWVRDRPGVTAPILGARTVGQLLGALQVERMTLPEEIVTALDDVSAVPVGYPERDG